In Triticum aestivum cultivar Chinese Spring chromosome 5B, IWGSC CS RefSeq v2.1, whole genome shotgun sequence, the following proteins share a genomic window:
- the LOC123112453 gene encoding uncharacterized protein isoform X2 produces the protein MTAEGTARGGAGEAPKAELAAAKAVSPTGEEREGVGGPFVIVNGDSDGHSDPGSDTGAGAESDSRPEEEDLPRANAAPAADAGGDYPTAGGELAAPDGAVGLPSSNGHASPAPAESEVDGVGEVEGEGSHNSEAGPGDQGTAAAGELDGQDAATELKIDHADAADDSAPHAVESVLNVNDGESEKSAATEVVAPEEQQDGEKNAPAESSGSDKPPTQAESGSIVLESEGSGEQSKGEEIAAEIMESGTDGSGVSGVTGQHDADTSVTATDPVINVDEGKHEHAAVTELVEQDGSNGHDHVEQIADSGTSAPEIEADGSKGQQIEALTTEPEVLDGGDCEATSKGPSEEEVVANGPGCAKDTSQPEVLDGGDCEATSKGPSEEEVVANGLGCAKDTADTSLELEGESEVASVVVEVEGVVVKDGEGDLHDGHTVVVPSSDEEAKPPAKEGTNEAIPAEVVKEGISEQIVQDNESVKVDVSSVTHQSVNSEAPVVEPKGDHILQVEDAAGDGNTAVSDVKVVMLEMNAADSVQTPDLKSASEDRSVPLHANSSDQVEEEVNKEVSPEDAHLAQNEQLELPGTGAAAADKSDNAVVEAEPGKEMEVVEDVALHAAAASTFHNEPRSIDFIDNNYVKPDTELESCDHVQAEECNSDEISSTAVDEVISGVSTEHGTAVTDDAELRYDTGGASLSETAVDQGEAVALTDNKASVVDEVKPSSAPGSESDVAPEAGDVSQIGESRDLVTDCQSNNDQPDILDTSTTREELVSLTEYPCLPVVTLESGVKAPHTDKATATSDETSKDTENINACNISSTEVETKSLEVVEPSSVDGVVPVEHENDDEHEHKGKEKIAEDSSESPVEQPVDLESDKGNIQLMRPHKFFIVKVPKLAGDDVWAKVQDAQVHLDRLTQERDAINARKKKQKAAFDEYREKLEAARKEETEARAAHAGKRNVLDGVRSTIGKLNQATSVEEIDELIVRKQRTMEHETISLKEEKLFIKEINDLKAQRKQACSNMGSEAEMSEAFHQKDHIHEQHKTLKKEADLLFKNLKSLEENRKKIQKSFEDERAALRKLNDDLYAANELRQQAYEKWVELRGEPGKKNKYFFMYKKDRDAVGKLLSSGDIDGLQSYCNNQVEGFMEMWNKDDDFRRLYVEANQISTLRRLATHDGRSLGPDEEPPVIPSNNYSRRPNNPSQLTVSSPNVPITTKEAAPEKSTAVVVPVEEDSFPVLPPTQTHKQAKPKAAGSGSSQKEITPAPAPAPEVVDVKQIEKEKARLAEEMELARKAEELARKEEELREQRAAAEKEQLRLEQIAKAKEAEERKKKKAEKAQERAEFKARKEAEMKEKKKAKKSKKVGTAPADLASVQSNPAPIATTDAESNTPDNTRDVDVPQQPPRRPGKPAVRQLQPMPAPLRNKFKRRTRQYIFIGVAVALAVVALILAGRTLDLPGLSSLRF, from the exons ATGACGGCCGaggggacggcgcgcggcggcgccggcgaggcgccgAAGGCGGAATtggcggcggccaaggcggtctccCCGACGGGGGAGGAGCGCGAGGGGGTGGGCGGCCCCTTCGTGATCGTCAACGGCGACTCCGACGGCCACTCGGACCCCGGCTCGGACACGGGCGCCGGGGCCGAGTCGGATTCCCGCCCGGAGGAGGAGGATCTGCCCCGGGCCAATGCAGCCCCGGCTGCTGACGCGGGCGGAGATTACCCCACCGCCGGTGGGGAATTGGCCGCTCCGGACGGCGCCGTCGGCCTCCCATCTTCCAACGGGCATGCTAGCCCCGCTCCGGCGGAGTCTGAGGTTGATGGTGTGGGCGAAGTAGAAGGTGAGGGAAGCCACAATTCTGAAGCTGGACCGGGGGACCAGGGCACTGCTGCCGCTGGAGAGCTTGATGGTCAAGATGCAGCAACAGAACTTAAGATTGACCATGCTGACGCTGCTGATGATTCTGCTCCACATGCCGTGGAATCTGTGCTTAATGTCAACGATGGAGAAAGTGAAAAAAGTGCTGCCACTGAGGTTGTTGCTCCTGAAGAACAGCAGGATGGAGAGAAGAATGCTCCAGCAGAGTCCAGTGGTTCAGATAAGCCCCCCACACAGGCTGAGTCTGGTTCCATTGTCTTGGAGTCTGAGGGCAGTGGCGAGCAGAGCAAAGGAGAAGAGATTGCTGCTGAGATCATGGAGTCAGGTACAGATGGATCAGGTGTCTCGGGGGTGACTGGACAGCATGATGCTGACACAAGTGTGACTGCTACTGATCCTGTGATTAACGTCGATGAGGGCAAACATGAGCATGCTGCAGTCACAGAGCTGGTGGAGCAGGATGGGAGCAACGGGCATGACCATGTTGAGCAGATTGCTGATTCTGGCACATCTGCTCCTGAGATAGAAGCTGATGGGAGCAAAGGGCAGCAAATAGAAGCACTGACTACTGAGCCTGAAGTATTGGATGGAGGCGATTGTGAAGCGACTTCTAAGGGACCTTCAGAAGAGGAAGTTGTTGCAAACGGGCCTGGCTGTGCCAAGGACACTTCTCAGCCTGAAGTATTGGATGGAGGCGATTGTGAAGCGACTTCTAAGGGACCTTCAGAAGAGGAAGTTGTTGCAAACGGGCTTGGCTGTGCCAAGGACACTGCTGACACTTCTTTGGAGCTTGAGGGAGAGAGCGAAGTTGCCTCTGTTGTGGTTGAAGTGGAGGGCGTAGTAGTAAAGGATGGTGAGGGGGATTTGCATGATGGTCATACGGTTGTTGTCCCCTCATCTGACGAGGAAGCAAAACCTCCCGCAAAGGAGGGTACAAATGAGGCCATTCCTGCTGAAGTTGTGAAGGAGGGAATAAGTGAACAAATTGTGCAAGATAATGAATCCGTTAAGGTTGATGTCTCTTCTGTCACACATCAGTCAGTAAATTCAGAAGCTCCAGTTGTTGAACCTAAGGGGGATCACATACTCCAGGTAGAAGATGCTGCAGGTGATGGAAACACTGCAGTTTCTGATGTGAAGGTTGTCATGTTGGAAATGAACGCAGCAGATAGCGTGCAAACACCGGATCTCAAGTCGGCATCTGAAGACAGGAGTGTACCATTGCATGCGAATTCGTCCGACCAAGTTGAGGAGGAGGTAAACAAAGAAGTTTCCCCTGAGGACGCACATTTAGCCCAGA ATGAGCAGTTGGAATTACCTGGCACTGGTGCAGCTGCAGCTGATAAAAGTGACAATGCTGTGGTAGAGGCAGAACCAGGTAAAGAGATGGAGGTTGTTGAAGACGTTGCGTTGCATGCGGCTGCAGCATCTACTTTCCATAATGAGCCAAGGTCCATTGATTTCATTGATAACAATTACGTAAAACCGGATACTGAGTTGGAAAGTTGTGATCATGTACAAGCAGAGGAGTGTAATTCTGATGAAATATCTAGCACCGCTGTCGATGAAGTTATATCTGGTGTTTCCACGGAACATGGAACTGCTGTGACAGATGACGCTGAACTCAGATATGATACAGGAGGTGCATCTCTTAGCGAAACTGCTGTTGATCAAGGTGAAGCTGTTGCATTGACTGATAATAAAGCTTCTGTTGTAGATGAAGTTAAACCCTCTTCTGCCCCAGGAAGTGAATCTGATGTGGCTCCTGAAGCTGGTGATGTTTCGCAAATAGGCGAATCACGTGATTTGGTTACAGATTGCCAATCTAATAATGACCAGCCGGACATTCTTGACACATCAACTACGCGTGAAGAGCTAGTTTCTCTGACTGAATATCCTTGCCTGCCAGTTGTTACATTGGAATCTGGAGTTAAGGCTCCTCATACGGACAAGGCAACCGCCACGTCAGATGAGACATCCAAAGATACTGAAAATATAAATGCATGCAATATATCTTCTACTGAGGTTGAAACCAAATCTTTGGAAG TAGTGGAACCTTCATCTGTTGACGGGGTAGTTCCAGTGGAACATGAGAATGATGATGAACATGAACACAAAGGCAAGGAGAAGATTGCTGAGGACTCCAGTGAGTCGCCTGTTGAACAGCCTGTTGATCTTGAGAGTGACAAGGGAAATATACAACTCATGAGGCCACACAAGTTCTTCATCGTAAAGGTTCCTAAACTTGCGGGCGATGATGTCTGGGCAAAGGTACAAGATGCTCAAGTTCATCTGGATCGCCTGACTCAGGAAAGAGATGCAATTAATGCTCGCAAGAAAAAGCAAAAG GCTGCCTTTGATGAGTATCGGGAAAAGTTAGAGGCAGCACGGAAAGAAGAGACTGAAGCGAGAGCTGCACATGCTGGCAAGAGGAATGTTCTTGATGGTGTACGGTCAACTATTGGGAAGTTGAATCAAGCAACTTCAGTTGAAGAAATTGATGAGTTG ATCGTGAGGAAACAGAGGACTATGGAACATGAAACAATTTCTTTGAAAGAAGAGAAGCTATTCATTAAAGAGATTAATGATCTGAAAGCCCAAAGGAAGCAAGCGTGCTCCAATATGGGCTCAGAGGCTGAAATGAGTGAAGCATTCCATCAAAAGGATCACATTCATGAGCAACATAAG ACTTTGAAGAAGGAAGCAGATTTACTTTTCAAAAATCTGAAGTCCCTTGAGGAGAACAGAAAAAAGATTCAAAAGTCTTTCGAGGATGAAAGAGCTGCTCTCAGAAAGTTAAATGATGACTTGTATGCTGCCAATGAACTACGTCAACAGGCCTATGAGAAGTGGGTTGAGCTGAGAGGGGAACCGGGCAAGAAG AACAAGTACTTCTTCATGTACAAGAAGGACCGCGATGCTGTGGGCAAGCTCTTATCAAGTGGTGACATTGATGGACTTCAGTCATATTGTAATAATCAG GTTGAGGGTTTTATGGAGATGTGGAACAAAGATGATGACTTCCGCAGGCTGTATGTTGAAGCAAACCAGATTAGCACTCTGAGGAGATTAGCTACCCATGATGGAAGATCACTTGGTCCTGATGAGGAGCCTCCCGTCATTCCCAGTAACAATTACAGTAGAAGACCCAACAATCCATCTCAACTCACTGTTTCAAGCCCAAACGTTCCCATTACAACTAAAGAAGCAGCACCTGAAAAGTCTACTGCAGTTGTTGTCCCTGTAGAAGAGGATTCCTTTCCTGTTTTACCACCAACCCAGACCCATAAGCAGGCCAAACCAAAGGCAGCTGGTAGTGGTTCATCCCAGAAAGAAATAACcccagctccagctccagctccagaAGTGGTAGATGTAAAACAGATTGAAAAGGAAAAGGCTCGTCTGGCGGAGGAGATGGAGTTAGCAAGGAAGGCGGAGGAGTTGGCACGCAAGGAGGAGGAATTAAGAGAGCAGAGGGCTGCAGCTGAAAAGGAACAACTCCGCTTGGAGCAAATAGCCAAAGCTAAGGAAGCtgaggaaagaaagaaaaagaaggcaGAGAAGGCTCAGGAAAGGGCGGAGTTCAAAGCGCGCAAGGAAGCTGAGATGAAGGAAAAG AAGAAAGCAAAGAAGTCTAAAAAGGTTGGCACCGCACCAGCAGACTTAGCAAGTGTCCAGAGCAACCCTGCACCTATAGCTACAACAGACGCTGAAAGCAACACACCTGACAATACTAGGGATGTTGATGTTCCTCAACAACCCCCAAGGAGGCCCGGTAAACCAGCAGTGAGGCAGCTGCAGCCCATGCCCGCACCCCTGCGTAACAAGTTCAAAAGGAGAACGCGGCAGTACATCTTCATCGGAGTCGCAGTTGCCCTAGCTGTCGTCGCGTTGATCCTGGCCGGCAGAACCTTAGACCTCCCTGGTTTAAGTTCTCTTCGCTTCTGA